AAAGGCCGTGGAGTTACTCCAACTCCAAAGGCAGAGTTGGAAAGCATCGAAAAAACGGCGGACGGACTTCTTCCGGAAGAAAAAAGACTGAAATACAATTATAGAGGGGCAATCACCGCCGATTGTGTAGTCTTACATTTCACGGCGATCAACGACTATGATGGAACCTTAAGAGTATTAGAAAAACGAAATTTAGCCGCCACATTCCTTGCAGATAAAGACGGAAAAATTTACCAATTACTGGATTCCCCTCTTCATATGGCCGCTGCCGCCACAGGCACAAACCGAAATTGTTTCCAAATAGAGATAGTAGGCAAGGACACTGAGATGTTGCTTGCAAATCCTGCACAGACCTCTGCGGTTTCTAAACTTGTACATGAACTCTGCCAAAAATACCAAATTCCTTTGAACAACCAAAGGATAGAATCCCTGAAAGGAGTATTCTCCCACACTCAGGCCAAGAAAAAATGGGGAGGCTCTATCTTTCTGGACGCTCAGGACTTCGATCCGGGCGAACCATATATGAAAAAAGTAATAGAGACCTTAGGTGGGACTTACTATTCTGAAAAAGATTGGTATGATCGGAACGGAGAAGAATGGATCCTTCTTTTTACCGATTTTCAGCCTTGATCGGGCGATTTTTTACTGAAATTCGATCTCCATCCCTCAATTCCACCATACCGCCCAATCCTTTTCTCAAAGGAGGAACCCCTGCGCGAGCGCTATGTAATTTTTGCTTTTCAGGAATATCCGATTTCTTCTGACGAAGCTGTGTAGGCGTTTTGCCCGTTACTTTACGAAATGCATCGTTAAAGGAAGATTTTGAATTAAATCCTACAAAATAGCAGATGGAAAGAATATCCTGGTCCGGTTTTTCTTCAAGAAGGTTGACTGCTTCTTCTATCCTGAAACCGTTTATATAGTTATGGAACCCGGTTTGCAGATGTTCATTTAGGAATTCAGTCAACTGGTACGGTTTGATCCCCAAGTCTTCCGACAATGAATGAAGTGTCAGCTCCGGATCTCGATATAGCTTATCTTCTCTCATCAATTCTTGGATCCTAAGCTCTAATAGATTCAGATCTAGACCGATAAGAAGTGATTTTTCATACTTCTTCTTTCTTACTTCTCTAGTCAAAGGAGCAAAGAAGTCCGGATATCGAGCAGGGGCCAAGAATAGAAGGGTGACGATCCCTGTAACAAGAAGCCCACCTACCCTAAACATAATGTCCAGGCCGAACATGAATCCGAATACGAGCGAGTACATTGCAAATACCGTAATGGTCGCCAGAATAAAAATGAATCTGATCTGGGACTTTAGTTCAGGAATAGAGATCACTGTTAATAACATTCTATACCTAAATCCGAAGTAAGCGGTGGTAAGCGCGGTAGTTAGGAAAAAACCCCAAGAAAGATAATGTTTATATCTAATATTTCTAAAGTCTCCCAGGTCGGAGATGATAGAATCCCAAGGCCTTCCGAAAAAAAATATCTCTCCTAACAGAAAAAGCCCAGGCACAAGAAAGTGAAGTCGAATGTCCCTATATAATGTCTGGTTCGGGTATATCAAAGAATGTGTATATAGCAAAGATAAGGGCCCGATAGCCGAAAAAGAAGTGAGTAATAAGAAGATCGCATGAGGATAGGTCCTGTCAATCTCCAAGACAACATTCGCAACTGTAAATAGTATGATCCCCAACGAAAGAAACAGAAGTGCTCCAATCCTGTCTTCTCTGCGTTTTATAGGCGGTATTAACTTTTGGACCACCAATAAAAAGGAAAGTACACTTCCGAAGTAGAATATAGGAGTTACCACTTCGGGATTTAACATAGGCGGTATATTAAGAAAATACCTAGGCTTGTCAAGTGTTCTCATTCGAAACAAACGATAGAACGATTTGAGATCCAATAAAATAAGTGGAAAATTTTTATTTCGAACACTTGCATTTATCTTAATTTTTCCAAACCAAATCCGATCCTCTCTTATATCTTACTTATTTTATAATTTTAGTTTTTTAAACAACTGTTCGAATAATGAAATTCGAACGTTCGAATTCCGTGGCTCGGACGACCCAATTTTTATTATGGAGTATTCTTCTCCGCCAGAACTGATCCGGGATCTTTGTATGCCGGACTAGGGAGCGGAAAAATGGAAATGCAAAGAATACGTGCCGCAAAACGTTATTTGCGGTACGCCTTGTTAGGGATGGCTGTGTTAGCTGCGGGTTGCCCCGTAGGAATTTTTACGGAATTCCCCAACCAGGAAGAAGTATGTAAATTCGATCCGATCCGAGAAGGAATTCGCGCAGTGTCCGCATCTTCTTTCCCGGAGCCGGTACTACAATCAGTGTTGGTAAATGGAAATCTTGTATGGCAAGATGTAACGGATGGGCCGGCGTACCCAACTCCGACTCTTAGCCCGGGCCAAACCATCACTCTAAGAGGAACGGGTTTCGGAGCCGGGCCTGAGATCGACTTTTCTAAAATTATGATCGGTAATACCAGAATTTTAGAAACCGATCTGAGAATGTTCGAGCAAAGACTTGATATCACCAAACAGGTGAACTTCGAAGTGAACGAATCTTTGGACAATTGGAGCAAGTATATTCTTGCTTGGACGGATAATCAGATCCAATTCAAGGTTCCGGAACACACAACTTCAGGTCCTTTGATCGTTCAGATCCAAAAAAGGGTCGGTTATAACGATTCTTTACTTCGTCCGGGACAACCGCATAACGTGATTGATGCCCAAACTAGAAGAGTTACCGACGAAGACTTCAAACATAAATGCGACGTTGTTTCTATCTTAAGCGATGCCAAGGGGACTGTTCCTTTACAAGTAAACGTAAACAATCCTGGATTCTCTTCCATTATCGCTCTGGGTGAAAAGATCTTTTGGTCTTACGACTTCAATATCGGTGTAGCTCACGCGATCCGAAATCTGGATTGGAAGAAAATTTTCGCATACCAAGCAAAAGATCCTGTCACCGGATATACTGCGGATCCACTCCTTTTGTTCGGAGCATATCAGACAGTCGCGGGCCAAGTTCCTTCTGCAGCGATTGATAACGTTTACTTTGATCGTTATCCTCAACCTACTCCGATTCCCGGTTACCTAGGCGGAGATCAATTGTTCAAAGGAAATACCAAGAACAGCGGCTGGGCAGGCTATAGATATGCGGAAGCTTCTCATCCATACACTGGCAAAGGAGAATGGATCGGATTCAACTGCGCTTCTTGCCACGGATATAAGATCACTTATGAAGCTTCTCCCGGAAATACCGTAACTAAAGTTATTCCTGGACTTCCGAATCCTAAATGGTCCATGAAATGGTCTCTATTAGGAGATTTTAAAGGAATTAAGGAGAATGAACCGGGACCAAGTTTCGATTCTTCTTCCAAAGACGTGGATAAAACTATGTTGATCTACGTTATGCCTCAAGGAGCCGGAGAACATGCCTTGATCCGTATTAAAGGGGAAGGTAGCGAAACCGATAACGATTACGAGTTCTCTCCGATCGCTATTCCAAACGTTACCAACTTTATGGGGGTCAGAAGGTCTCTTTCTCATACCGAATCTTACGTAGGATTTGAAGGTTCTTATATACATTCGGAAGAGCCGGACGGCGCTACAGGCGCAATGTATGCGAAAGAACTACAAGCTCTTACTGCATACATGACTAAGCTGGACCAAAACGATAAGGCCCTCAGACAAGTGGGAATGTATCGTTGGTTGAAATCCAAAGGGAAACTGATCGCTCAGGTAGGAAACGATTCTGGAGAAGGTGCTTTCGTCCAAGCCGGATGGGAAAACCAACCCGGTATTACTGCCGCAGTTGCCAGAGGAAAGGCCACTTTCCAAAGAGATTGTGGATCCTGTCACAACGATAAGGTGGGATTGAACTCCAACGAGAAGATGTTCAAGCTGAACGAAGTAGGAAGATTTTTTGCGCCTACTATCTATCAAAAACAACAACAATCCATTCGCGCGACTTTCTTAAGAGATATGTATTGGGTGCAACATAGAGGTTTGTTAAGCGACGGTCACGTTCGTAACCTGGAAGACCTGGTCAATCCTGCTCGATGCACGGAAGGATCAGCTCTGTACAACCAATATTACACTCTACACGCGCCAGTTGTGCCTGCTTTAGGCGGACCGGATCATCCGGATCCATATCCTCCTCAAAACAGAAAGTCGGACGTGTTTAGAGCATTCAAATCTCCTAATAATGATGCCGGAACGAAAAGAAATAGATTCATCGAAAGACATAAATATTTCGTAACTGTTCCTTGGGATCCGGATTGGTATTATTGGGATTACCAGAAGATGAGAAGAGAATACGGTGTTCAGGAATTGGGAACTTCCCAACCTATCGGAATGCCTGCAGCTCCTCACCCATGGTGTTCTGCCTCGGCTGCCGAGGTGGATGATCTAGTGGAGTATATCCTCACTCTCTAACTCTCTACAACCCGGGGAGAGAGATCGAATACCGGATCGATCTCTCCGGGTTCTTATTTCGGGGAATTCTCCCCGAAATATTTGATTTTCAGAATATTCTAAAATTCTACTCCAACATACTCCTAAGCATCCAAGCGGTTTTTTCGTGGATTTCCAATCTTTGGGTAAGAAGGTCCGTAGTCACCTCGTCCCCGCCAGAATCCGCAGAAGGAAGGATCGCTCTTGCGGTTCTTATCACAGCTTCATGTCCTTCCACAAGATTTTTAAGCATTTCTTCCGCTTTAGGAACTCCATCTTCTTCCTTTAAAGAAGTTAAAGAGGAAAATGCCTTATAAGTCCCGGGCGCCGGATAACCTAGAGAACGGATCCTTTCCGCCACCAGATCCAAAGCATTCCAGAGTTCCGTATATTGGGTCATGAACATCAAGTGTAATGTATTAAATAAGGGACCGGTTACGTTCCAATGATAGTTGTGAGTTTTTAAATATAAAAAATACGTATCTGCTAAAAGTTTTTGTAGGCCTTGGTTAATGGCCTCTCTATCCTTCTCCGGGATTCCAATATTCGGTTTCATACCTATCTCCTTTCAAGCTTGATTAATTTAGAATCATTCTAAATTTAAATCTTAGACAGTGGCAATCTAATTTCTTTCGGAATAATTATGATTTTTTCCGGATTTTGGCGAGTAGGAAAACAAAAAAGCCGCTGTTTCCCAGCGGCCTTTTTTACATTTTTTTGATAATCAAAAAGGATCTTACTTTTTGTATTCTTTAATCGCAGCAAAAACTTCTTCCAGTTCGGAATCGGTCATGTAAGGAAATAAAGGAAAATTTAATACTGAATCACAGATCCTTCCGGTTCTATGCTCTTTTCCGAATTTGCCCACGATGTACGGTTTTGCACCAGGTTGATCACTCATCGCTCCGGGATAAATAACCCCGAAACCTATACCTTTTGTCTTCAGAACTTCTTGGATCTTAGGTCTTTCTGCAGGATCAAAAAGAGTAACGTTACAATATCCGTTTTCTTGAAAGTCTTTCGGAGGATGGATCACATTCACTCCCAGACCAGGAAGGACTTGGTAATATTTTTCAGCAGCCTTTCTGCGTGACACAATTCTCGCATCTAAGTAAGGAATATTCAAATTTAAGAATGCAGCTTGCAGAGTATCCATTCTGGAATTCCAGCCCACATCTCCGTAACCGTAATGTGAAGTTCTTCCGTGGTTTCCGAGCATTCTTACTTTGTTTGCAAGCTCTTCGTCGTTTGTAAAAACGGCTCCGCCGTCTCCCGCTCCGCCCAAAACTTTTGCCGGGTAGAAGGAAGTAGTAGTGATCAATGCGTCTTGGTAAACAGGTTTTCCCTTATACAAAACTCCGAAGGACTGCGCTCCGTCTTCCAATAAGAAAACTCCCTTTTCCTTACAAAGTTTACGATAATCTTCTAACTTAGCGCTTCCCCAACCGTAAAGATGAACTATGATCGCGGCTTTCGGTTTTACTTCTTCGAGCGCTTTTTTGAATTCTTCGAAATCCATTTGTAGATCGTCAGGATTCGTATCTACTGTAGCAGGATCAGCGCCGACGTTTACTACAGATTCGAATGTTGCCCAAAAGGTGGAATCAGGAACCAATACCTTATCTCCCTTTCCTACTCCCAAGGCTCTGAGCGCCAATTGAAGTGCGTCCGTTCCGTTCGCACATGCGATCGAATATTTGGTCCCGGCAGCGGTTGCCAGATTTTTTTCTAATAATGCGACTTCTTCTCCTCCGATAAAGGAGGCGTTCTTGCTGAGAGTTTTTACTTTATCTTCCCAAGCTTCTAGTAATCCCGGCTCGAATCTTTTAATATCTATGAAAGGTACGCCCATTATGGTCTCCTCCGAACAGGGTCGGAAACGGGTCCTAAAAAGCAAATTATTTTGATCCGCTTAAGGACCCGTCATAAAAGGGTATATACCGAAGATTTACTTCTTCTTACGAGGCGCTGCCTTCTTTTTTGGAGAAGGTTTTGCCTTCTTAGCAACTGCGACCTGTTCTGTTTTAGTTTTCAAAATCCCTTCGATTGTTTTCGGTTCGAATAGGATTTTAGCAACCTCTTCGAATCTAGTAACAGGGAAGAATTCCATTCCTTTCTTTACATAGTCAGGTATTTCGTCTAACTGAGGTTTATTGTCCGAAGGAAAAATGATCTTACGGACTCCGACTCTTTTTGCAGCCACAATTTTTTCTCTTAAGCCGCCGATTGCCAAAACCTCTCCGGTCAAAGTCAATTCTCCAGTCATACCGAATCCAAGTTTGATTCTTTTATCCAGAACCAAGGAAAGAATGCTGGTCGCCATAGTAATCCCTGCGCTCGGCCCGTCTTTTGGAGTGGCTCCGTCCGGAACATGAAGATGGATCGTTTTTTCCGTGAACAATTCCTCACTACCTAAGAAATTCTTAATATAGCTGAGAGCAATACTGGAAGATTCTTCCATCGACTTTCCGATCATTCCCGTAAGAAGGATCCCACCTTTTCCTTTTACGAATACTGCCTCGATGAGTAATGTCGCACCACCGACGGAAGTCCAGGCAAGTCCCAAAGCGGTTCCCGGAACGGTCGGCTTAGTCATCCTATCATCCGTGTATTTAGGGACTCCTAAAAGTTTTTCAACATCCTTAGGCTCAATATTTTTCGGATAGGATTCTCCCTTCACTATTTGAAGAGCTAGTTTTCTTGCCAATTTATCGGATTGTTTTTCTAGACCTCTTACTCCTGATTCTCTCGAATAATGATCGATCAGAGTAACGACCGCCTTTTTATCTATCTGGATTCCGTACGGCTCGATCCCGTTTTTCTCCAGCACCTTCTTCCACAAATGTCTATTAAAGATCTGGACCTTCTCGTCCGTGATATAACCGGAAAGATTGATCACCTCCATTCGATCCAATAGTATCCGGCTAATGGAGTCTAACGTATTTGCCGTTGCGATAAAGAATACGGAGGAAAGATCGAAAGGAAGATCCAAATAATGATCTCTAAAGGTTTTATTTTGTTCCGGATCCAAAACCTCCAAAAGTGCTGCGGCAGGATCTCCTTGCATTCCAAGACCAAGCTTATCTATCTCATCCAAAAGAATCACTGAGTCTTTTTCTTTAGTAATTCTTAATGCAGTGATGATCTTACCGGGCATCGCACCTATATAAGTCCTACGATGTCCTTTTATCTCCGCCTCATCTCTCATTCCGCCGACGGAAAATCTAAAAAACTTTCTGCCCATGGCTTCCGCGATCGATTTTGCGATCGAAGTTTTTCCGACACCGGGAGGCCCTACCAAAAGAAGAATGGAACCCTTTTCAGTCGGCTTCAACTTTTTCACCGCCAAAAATTCAAGGATCCTCTCCTTTACATCATCCAGTTTATAATGATCTCTATCCAAAGTTTTTCTGGCTTTTTCTAGATCGAT
The window above is part of the Leptospira licerasiae serovar Varillal str. VAR 010 genome. Proteins encoded here:
- a CDS encoding DegT/DnrJ/EryC1/StrS family aminotransferase, which produces MGVPFIDIKRFEPGLLEAWEDKVKTLSKNASFIGGEEVALLEKNLATAAGTKYSIACANGTDALQLALRALGVGKGDKVLVPDSTFWATFESVVNVGADPATVDTNPDDLQMDFEEFKKALEEVKPKAAIIVHLYGWGSAKLEDYRKLCKEKGVFLLEDGAQSFGVLYKGKPVYQDALITTTSFYPAKVLGGAGDGGAVFTNDEELANKVRMLGNHGRTSHYGYGDVGWNSRMDTLQAAFLNLNIPYLDARIVSRRKAAEKYYQVLPGLGVNVIHPPKDFQENGYCNVTLFDPAERPKIQEVLKTKGIGFGVIYPGAMSDQPGAKPYIVGKFGKEHRTGRICDSVLNFPLFPYMTDSELEEVFAAIKEYKK
- a CDS encoding Dps family protein; its protein translation is MKPNIGIPEKDREAINQGLQKLLADTYFLYLKTHNYHWNVTGPLFNTLHLMFMTQYTELWNALDLVAERIRSLGYPAPGTYKAFSSLTSLKEEDGVPKAEEMLKNLVEGHEAVIRTARAILPSADSGGDEVTTDLLTQRLEIHEKTAWMLRSMLE
- a CDS encoding helix-turn-helix domain-containing protein, with product MLNPEVVTPIFYFGSVLSFLLVVQKLIPPIKRREDRIGALLFLSLGIILFTVANVVLEIDRTYPHAIFLLLTSFSAIGPLSLLYTHSLIYPNQTLYRDIRLHFLVPGLFLLGEIFFFGRPWDSIISDLGDFRNIRYKHYLSWGFFLTTALTTAYFGFRYRMLLTVISIPELKSQIRFIFILATITVFAMYSLVFGFMFGLDIMFRVGGLLVTGIVTLLFLAPARYPDFFAPLTREVRKKKYEKSLLIGLDLNLLELRIQELMREDKLYRDPELTLHSLSEDLGIKPYQLTEFLNEHLQTGFHNYINGFRIEEAVNLLEEKPDQDILSICYFVGFNSKSSFNDAFRKVTGKTPTQLRQKKSDIPEKQKLHSARAGVPPLRKGLGGMVELRDGDRISVKNRPIKAENR
- the lon gene encoding endopeptidase La, yielding MGEVEGSIIPVDSILPPELFLVPIKTRPVFPGIITPLIVPGGKFAKAVDEVLKGNSFIGLVLLKDEENEKKTEENIYDFGVVAKILKKVNLPDGAVNILINTVRRFKVESFSSVEPLLIAKVTYPEEEPGASKNTIKAMMRTLLIMTRELAQNNPLFTEEMKLTMLNVNEPGKMADFVCSILNIEKEDYQSVIESVNLKDRIEKVLLYLKKEIDLVSLQREIQENIQDKIDKQQRQFFLREQLKAIQAELGQKEGKYEKKYEKFLERLKAIPADPEVIEEVEREMDKFFYTDQNTADYNVVRNYLDIMESLPWEAAPAREIDLEKARKTLDRDHYKLDDVKERILEFLAVKKLKPTEKGSILLLVGPPGVGKTSIAKSIAEAMGRKFFRFSVGGMRDEAEIKGHRRTYIGAMPGKIITALRITKEKDSVILLDEIDKLGLGMQGDPAAALLEVLDPEQNKTFRDHYLDLPFDLSSVFFIATANTLDSISRILLDRMEVINLSGYITDEKVQIFNRHLWKKVLEKNGIEPYGIQIDKKAVVTLIDHYSRESGVRGLEKQSDKLARKLALQIVKGESYPKNIEPKDVEKLLGVPKYTDDRMTKPTVPGTALGLAWTSVGGATLLIEAVFVKGKGGILLTGMIGKSMEESSSIALSYIKNFLGSEELFTEKTIHLHVPDGATPKDGPSAGITMATSILSLVLDKRIKLGFGMTGELTLTGEVLAIGGLREKIVAAKRVGVRKIIFPSDNKPQLDEIPDYVKKGMEFFPVTRFEEVAKILFEPKTIEGILKTKTEQVAVAKKAKPSPKKKAAPRKKK